One window of the Methanothermobacter sp. K4 genome contains the following:
- a CDS encoding cytochrome c biogenesis CcdA family protein: protein MHEYILSFAAGIFSALSPCIIPVVPILFSEAIMGDKRQTTFFSAGFASVFLSVILLTAVFTAAVNYYLLYLRIPASIIIILMGVWLLSEKPLLSFRVPATENHLLLGFLTALAWSPCYSPYLITVISYSALETGRVILNLLLYTAGLSSVLIFLVLMAEQPFKRLAERTGDLRKFGGLMIIAAGIYMLYQLIG from the coding sequence ATGCATGAATACATCCTGTCATTTGCTGCAGGGATATTTTCAGCCCTATCCCCATGCATAATCCCTGTTGTACCCATCCTGTTCTCTGAGGCAATTATGGGGGATAAAAGACAGACCACATTTTTTTCAGCAGGGTTTGCCTCGGTGTTTCTCTCTGTGATACTGCTAACAGCCGTATTCACAGCAGCCGTGAATTATTACCTCCTCTATCTGCGCATACCCGCATCCATCATTATAATACTCATGGGCGTATGGCTTCTATCTGAGAAACCCCTCCTTTCATTCAGGGTTCCAGCCACCGAAAATCACCTTCTTCTGGGGTTCCTCACGGCCCTTGCATGGTCACCATGCTACAGCCCCTATCTGATAACTGTTATATCATACTCTGCACTGGAAACCGGGAGGGTTATCCTTAACCTGCTCCTCTACACAGCAGGTTTATCATCTGTACTTATTTTCCTGGTTTTAATGGCAGAGCAGCCATTTAAAAGACTCGCTGAAAGGACTGGGGATCTGAGAAAATTCGGAGGTCTCATGATAATAGCTGCAGGCATCTACATGCTTTACCAGCTGATTGGATGA
- a CDS encoding thioredoxin family protein — MYSTQPHNTPEKNETQKGEFMWYNSPQEAIDEASKQNKRVILIFSASWCPSCRKLEDETLKNQDVLGKISENYIAAKIDVDSDPSAASSYGIYVIPTTIILDSSGNEIGRREGYMAPEEFLSYLG, encoded by the coding sequence ATGTACTCAACCCAGCCACATAACACCCCAGAGAAAAATGAGACACAGAAGGGGGAGTTCATGTGGTATAACAGTCCCCAGGAGGCCATAGATGAGGCATCAAAGCAGAATAAGAGGGTAATTCTCATATTCTCAGCGTCATGGTGTCCATCCTGCAGGAAACTTGAAGATGAAACCCTGAAGAACCAGGATGTTTTAGGGAAGATTTCAGAGAACTACATTGCAGCGAAGATTGATGTGGACTCCGACCCATCGGCAGCATCAAGTTATGGTATCTATGTTATTCCAACCACAATCATACTGGATTCCTCCGGAAATGAGATAGGAAGAAGAGAGGGATACATGGCCCCTGAGGAGTTCCTCTCATATCTGGGGTAA